Proteins from a single region of Chitinibacter bivalviorum:
- a CDS encoding UDP-2,3-diacylglucosamine diphosphatase: MHRPTLFISDLHLCPADAATVAAFRTFLRDTASQAAALYILGDLFEYWLGDDQLDDVFYGDIARQIAALQTAGVAVFFMAGNRDFLPSKRFAREAGLTILPDPSIIKVAGQQILLAHGDAYCTDDLDYQRYRKLARNPIVQWIWLHLPKKLRNQEAAKLRAKSMSMNQRKSMAIMDVNSAAIQAELIKYTTQVLIHGHTHKPSTHIYPQGQRWVLPDWHQGEGGYLRLDEHGLALYTLHNQPFAVPQVAA, from the coding sequence ATGCACCGCCCGACACTTTTCATCTCAGATTTGCACCTCTGCCCTGCCGATGCAGCGACCGTCGCGGCGTTTCGCACTTTCCTGCGCGACACCGCCAGTCAAGCGGCTGCCTTATATATTTTGGGTGATTTATTTGAGTATTGGCTCGGTGACGATCAACTTGACGATGTCTTTTATGGTGACATTGCCCGTCAGATTGCGGCGCTACAGACAGCAGGCGTGGCGGTATTTTTTATGGCGGGCAATCGCGACTTCTTGCCTAGCAAACGGTTTGCACGCGAAGCTGGCCTGACTATTCTGCCTGACCCCAGCATCATCAAAGTGGCGGGGCAGCAAATCTTGCTCGCCCACGGTGACGCCTACTGCACGGACGACCTTGATTATCAACGCTATCGCAAATTAGCCAGAAACCCGATTGTGCAGTGGATTTGGCTACACTTGCCAAAAAAGCTACGCAATCAAGAAGCCGCTAAACTGCGCGCCAAATCCATGTCAATGAATCAGCGCAAATCGATGGCCATTATGGATGTCAATTCCGCCGCCATTCAAGCCGAATTAATCAAATACACCACCCAAGTATTAATCCACGGACATACACACAAGCCATCTACACACATATACCCACAGGGGCAGCGCTGGGTTCTTCCCGACTGGCATCAGGGTGAAGGTGGCTACTTGCGTTTAGATGAACACGGCTTGGCTTTGTACACGCTGCACAATCAGCCCTTTGCTGTACCTCAAGTCGCGGCCTAA
- a CDS encoding peptidylprolyl isomerase, with product MTKVKLSTSKGDIVLELNAEKAPITVANFVQYVTDGHYDGTIFHRVIDGFMIQGGGFAPGMKEKKDGRASIQNEADNGLKNDIYTIAMARTPDPHSASAQFFINAADNDFLNFRSKSAQGWGYAVFGAVIEGQDVVDAIEKVKTGSNGFHQDVPKEDVLIVKAEVLAE from the coding sequence ATGACTAAAGTAAAACTCAGCACCAGCAAAGGTGACATCGTTCTGGAATTGAACGCAGAAAAAGCACCGATTACCGTGGCTAACTTTGTGCAATACGTGACCGATGGCCACTACGATGGCACTATTTTTCACCGCGTGATTGATGGCTTTATGATTCAAGGTGGCGGTTTTGCGCCCGGCATGAAAGAGAAAAAAGACGGCCGCGCCAGCATTCAAAATGAAGCTGACAACGGTCTGAAAAACGACATCTACACCATCGCGATGGCGCGTACACCTGATCCACACTCTGCGTCAGCTCAGTTCTTCATTAATGCAGCCGACAACGACTTCCTGAATTTCCGCAGCAAATCAGCGCAAGGCTGGGGCTACGCGGTATTTGGCGCAGTGATTGAAGGCCAAGACGTGGTTGATGCAATTGAAAAAGTAAAAACCGGCAGCAATGGCTTCCATCAAGACGTACCGAAAGAAGACGTATTGATCGTTAAAGCTGAAGTATTGGCCGAGTAA
- a CDS encoding peptidylprolyl isomerase has protein sequence MKRFVVAAALALSSMAALAANPQVEMVTSKGKVVVELYPEAAPKTVANFLQYVKDKHYDNTIFHRVINGFVVQGGGFDAKMVQKPTRDPIQNEAQMAAEKGLKNDRGTLAMARTGAPHSATSQFYINLKNNDSLNYPSFDNWGYAVFGKVVSGMDVVDQIAKVQTVPGDQPAENVMLISAKELPAGAAKADKASKTNKTSK, from the coding sequence ATGAAACGCTTTGTTGTTGCCGCCGCACTGGCACTGTCTAGCATGGCCGCCTTGGCCGCCAATCCACAAGTTGAGATGGTCACCTCCAAAGGTAAAGTGGTCGTCGAGCTTTATCCGGAAGCGGCGCCTAAAACCGTGGCGAATTTTCTGCAGTACGTGAAAGACAAACATTACGACAATACGATTTTTCACCGTGTGATTAATGGTTTTGTCGTGCAAGGCGGTGGCTTTGACGCCAAGATGGTGCAAAAACCAACGCGTGACCCAATTCAGAATGAAGCCCAAATGGCCGCTGAAAAAGGCCTGAAAAACGATAGAGGCACATTGGCGATGGCGCGCACGGGCGCGCCGCACTCGGCCACCAGCCAGTTTTATATCAATCTGAAAAATAACGATTCTTTGAACTATCCTTCTTTTGACAACTGGGGCTACGCTGTTTTCGGTAAAGTGGTCAGTGGCATGGATGTGGTTGATCAAATTGCCAAAGTGCAAACCGTACCGGGCGATCAGCCAGCCGAAAACGTCATGCTGATCAGCGCCAAAGAATTGCCAGCGGGCGCGGCCAAAGCAGACAAAGCCAGCAAAACCAATAAAACCAGCAAATAA
- the coq7 gene encoding 2-polyprenyl-3-methyl-6-methoxy-1,4-benzoquinone monooxygenase — protein sequence MLKLPTIDQFIGEFDTVLRTLAAPAASVRPHPDRELAEADLTEAEKTHAAGLMRVNHCGEVCAQALYQGQALTAREPAAREALKQAAAEEVEHLAWTRQRLDELGSHRSVFNPLWYAGSFAMGVTAGLIGDKWNLGFLAETERQVTAHLESHLTQLPEQDAKSRAIVTQMAIDETSHAEQAVALGAAELPSPVAKLMTLTSKVMTNLSYRI from the coding sequence ATGTTGAAATTACCCACAATTGACCAGTTTATTGGCGAATTCGATACGGTTTTACGCACTTTGGCCGCGCCAGCCGCCAGCGTTCGCCCTCATCCCGATCGTGAGTTGGCTGAAGCCGATCTCACTGAGGCGGAAAAAACGCACGCAGCTGGTTTAATGCGCGTTAATCATTGTGGTGAAGTGTGCGCGCAAGCGCTGTACCAAGGGCAAGCATTAACCGCGCGTGAACCCGCCGCTCGCGAAGCATTGAAGCAAGCTGCAGCAGAAGAAGTCGAGCATCTGGCGTGGACGCGTCAACGCCTTGACGAGCTGGGCAGCCATCGCAGTGTCTTTAATCCATTGTGGTATGCAGGCTCATTCGCAATGGGCGTGACCGCTGGTTTGATTGGCGATAAATGGAATTTGGGTTTCTTGGCCGAAACCGAGCGTCAGGTCACCGCGCATCTGGAAAGCCATTTGACGCAATTGCCTGAGCAAGACGCGAAAAGCCGCGCAATTGTGACGCAAATGGCGATCGACGAGACGAGCCATGCCGAGCAGGCCGTGGCTTTGGGCGCCGCCGAATTGCCTAGCCCAGTGGCGAAATTAATGACTTTAACGTCCAAAGTCATGACCAATTTGAGTTACCGCATTTGA
- a CDS encoding formate/nitrite transporter family protein — protein MSGSSGMLAPAGIVDYVEHSALDKVALPFQRLFVMAMIGGMFISLGGLLAVVIAGGSPGLQASNPGLLKFVFGAVFPLGFIAVVLTGVDLFTSNCATQMVPLQRQKITVVDVLKVWVISYGGNFIGALFTAWAFAYMTGLFKPGEPATLYLLSLAHHKLENPFVTTFFKGILANILVCVAAWQAYSAKDTMGRMMAIWLPVMAFVALGMEHSIANMFFIPAAMLAGLDASWGDFVFHNLIPATLGNIVGGALVIGLPYAWIYQQGVAEH, from the coding sequence ATGTCGGGATCGTCAGGGATGTTAGCGCCAGCAGGGATTGTGGATTACGTCGAGCATAGCGCACTCGATAAAGTAGCTTTGCCGTTTCAACGCTTGTTTGTCATGGCGATGATCGGTGGGATGTTTATTTCTCTCGGTGGTTTGTTAGCGGTGGTGATTGCAGGCGGCTCGCCCGGCTTGCAGGCCAGCAATCCTGGCTTGCTCAAATTTGTATTTGGCGCGGTATTCCCGCTAGGCTTTATTGCCGTGGTGTTGACCGGGGTGGATTTATTTACCTCCAACTGCGCAACGCAAATGGTGCCTTTGCAGCGGCAGAAAATTACCGTCGTGGATGTGCTCAAAGTCTGGGTCATCTCTTATGGCGGTAACTTTATTGGTGCGCTGTTTACGGCTTGGGCTTTTGCTTATATGACTGGCCTATTCAAACCCGGTGAACCTGCGACGCTGTATTTATTGTCTCTGGCGCATCACAAGCTCGAAAACCCATTTGTAACGACCTTCTTTAAAGGCATTCTGGCCAATATTCTGGTGTGTGTCGCCGCATGGCAAGCGTATTCAGCCAAAGATACGATGGGTCGCATGATGGCGATCTGGCTGCCTGTGATGGCGTTTGTGGCGCTGGGGATGGAGCACAGCATTGCTAATATGTTTTTTATCCCAGCCGCCATGCTCGCTGGATTAGATGCGAGTTGGGGTGATTTTGTGTTTCATAATCTGATCCCCGCGACATTAGGCAATATCGTCGGTGGTGCGCTGGTGATCGGATTGCCCTATGCGTGGATTTATCAGCAAGGCGTCGCAGAGCACTAA
- a CDS encoding OsmC family protein, with translation MKVRVKWVEEVSFLATSESGHAVLMDGPPSGGGRNLGPRPMEMLLMGMTGCSTYDVIHILKKGRADVRDCVVEVDAERAETDPKVFTKIHLHFIVMGKALKPEVVERAIKLSAEKYCSASIMLGQVVPITHDFEVREAN, from the coding sequence GTGAAAGTACGCGTTAAATGGGTTGAGGAAGTAAGTTTTCTGGCGACATCGGAATCAGGTCACGCGGTACTGATGGATGGCCCGCCCAGTGGTGGTGGCCGCAACCTCGGCCCGCGCCCGATGGAAATGCTGCTGATGGGCATGACGGGCTGCTCGACCTATGATGTGATCCATATTTTAAAGAAAGGCCGTGCTGACGTGCGCGACTGCGTCGTTGAGGTTGATGCCGAACGCGCCGAGACCGATCCTAAAGTCTTCACCAAAATCCATCTGCACTTTATTGTGATGGGCAAAGCACTTAAGCCCGAGGTGGTTGAACGTGCAATTAAGCTATCAGCAGAGAAATACTGCTCGGCGTCGATCATGCTGGGTCAAGTGGTGCCGATCACGCATGATTTTGAAGTGCGCGAAGCGAATTAA
- the rplM gene encoding 50S ribosomal protein L13, whose protein sequence is MKTFSAKPHEVKREWFVVDATDLVLGRLAAEIAKRLRGKHKAEYTPHVDTGDYIVVVNADKIRVTGDKAQSKKYYRHTGHPGGIYERTFTEMQNKFPGRALEFAVKGMLPKGPLGYAMIKKMKVYAGGEHPHAAQEPKSLAI, encoded by the coding sequence ATGAAAACCTTTTCTGCCAAGCCGCACGAGGTGAAGCGCGAGTGGTTCGTTGTTGACGCCACAGACTTAGTGCTGGGCCGTCTCGCTGCCGAGATCGCCAAACGCCTGCGTGGCAAACATAAAGCCGAATACACCCCGCACGTCGATACCGGCGACTACATCGTTGTGGTTAACGCAGATAAGATCCGCGTTACTGGCGATAAAGCTCAATCGAAAAAATACTACCGTCACACTGGTCACCCAGGCGGTATTTACGAGCGTACCTTCACTGAAATGCAAAACAAATTCCCAGGCCGTGCTTTGGAGTTTGCTGTTAAAGGCATGCTTCCAAAAGGCCCATTGGGTTACGCAATGATCAAGAAGATGAAGGTTTATGCCGGTGGCGAGCATCCGCACGCTGCGCAAGAACCTAAATCGCTTGCAATCTAA
- the rpsI gene encoding 30S ribosomal protein S9, giving the protein MVGKYNYGTGRRKSSVARVFITKGTGNIVVNGKALDQYFARETGRMIVRQPLELTSNLEAFDIMVNVAGGGESGQAGAVRHGITRALIEFDAALKPTLKSAGLVTRDAREVERKKVGLRGARRRKQFSKR; this is encoded by the coding sequence ATGGTAGGTAAATACAACTACGGTACCGGTCGTCGCAAGAGCTCTGTAGCTCGTGTGTTCATCACCAAAGGTACTGGCAATATCGTGGTAAACGGTAAAGCTCTGGATCAGTACTTCGCTCGCGAAACTGGTCGTATGATCGTACGTCAGCCACTGGAACTCACTAGCAATCTTGAAGCTTTTGACATCATGGTAAACGTAGCTGGCGGCGGCGAATCTGGCCAAGCTGGTGCTGTTCGCCACGGTATCACTCGTGCTTTGATCGAATTCGATGCGGCTCTGAAGCCAACATTGAAATCAGCTGGTCTGGTTACGCGTGACGCTCGTGAAGTTGAACGTAAAAAAGTTGGTCTGCGTGGCGCACGTCGTCGCAAACAGTTCTCAAAACGTTAA
- the argC gene encoding N-acetyl-gamma-glutamyl-phosphate reductase, whose product MIKVGIVGGTGYTGVELLRLLSRHPDVELRAVTSRKEAGMKVAEMFPSLRGRVDIAFSTPEDAKLTECDVVFFATPHGVAMAQARELLEAGVKVIDLAADFRLKDPAEFAKWYAMEHSCTDLLAEAVYGLPEVNRAAIQSARLIGMAGCYPTSVQLGLLPLLENGKKLIETTGLIADCKSGVSGAGRKAEVGTLFAESADNFKAYGVKGHRHSPEIMQGLSEIHGAPVQLTFVPHLTPMIRGIHSTIYARLTEEGKNTDIQKLFEERFANEVFVDVMPAGSCPETRSVRGSNTARIAVHRPGNGDLLVILVVEDNLVKGASGQSVQVMNLMFGLNEQHGLDVVPLLP is encoded by the coding sequence ATGATCAAAGTAGGGATTGTTGGCGGTACGGGCTACACCGGTGTTGAATTATTGCGTCTTTTGTCGCGCCACCCGGATGTTGAATTGCGCGCCGTTACTTCACGCAAAGAAGCGGGCATGAAAGTGGCCGAAATGTTTCCTAGCCTGCGTGGCCGCGTTGATATTGCTTTCTCTACGCCTGAAGATGCCAAACTCACTGAATGCGATGTGGTGTTCTTTGCTACGCCACATGGCGTAGCCATGGCGCAAGCGCGCGAATTGCTCGAAGCGGGCGTCAAAGTCATCGATCTGGCCGCCGATTTCCGTCTGAAAGACCCTGCTGAGTTTGCCAAATGGTACGCGATGGAGCACAGCTGTACCGATTTGCTCGCTGAAGCCGTGTACGGTTTGCCAGAAGTGAATCGCGCAGCGATCCAGAGTGCGCGTTTAATTGGTATGGCCGGTTGCTACCCAACCTCAGTGCAGCTGGGTTTGTTGCCCTTGCTGGAAAATGGCAAAAAATTGATTGAAACAACAGGTTTGATTGCCGATTGTAAATCGGGTGTTTCAGGCGCAGGCCGCAAAGCCGAAGTCGGCACCTTGTTTGCCGAAAGCGCGGATAATTTCAAAGCCTACGGCGTAAAAGGCCATCGCCACTCGCCTGAAATCATGCAAGGCTTGAGCGAAATTCACGGTGCACCCGTACAGCTGACCTTTGTACCGCACTTAACGCCCATGATTCGCGGCATTCATTCAACGATATATGCGCGTTTGACCGAAGAAGGTAAAAACACCGACATCCAGAAATTGTTTGAAGAGCGCTTTGCGAACGAAGTCTTTGTCGATGTGATGCCTGCTGGCTCTTGCCCAGAAACGCGTTCGGTTCGTGGTAGCAATACCGCCCGTATTGCCGTACACCGCCCAGGAAATGGCGATTTGCTGGTGATACTGGTGGTAGAAGACAATCTGGTCAAAGGCGCATCAGGTCAATCGGTGCAGGTGATGAATTTGATGTTTGGCCTCAATGAGCAGCATGGCCTCGACGTTGTGCCATTGTTGCCATAA
- a CDS encoding DUF6776 family protein has translation MPIKRLYRAHRARLTATPMALRPQDTWRIKILRGVLLCSLLLLTFGGGYWLAQQQLRSEQASANSQQQNVTQKNETQIASLSAEVALLSQKVTIMTAERNTLVQQQTQAQQDVAALRETLSFFESLLQSNDRSRIASFVACDLQTIEPGKYRYRLLLVQGMNRTDELLGRLQVNLQYSEGGKKGRISQGLDPQIPVKAKHYAKLEGELSPPAGASNLVLDVQFFGEQGNQVQASCQKKI, from the coding sequence ATGCCAATTAAGCGTCTTTACCGCGCCCATCGGGCGCGGCTCACCGCTACGCCGATGGCGCTACGCCCACAAGATACTTGGCGCATCAAGATACTGCGCGGGGTATTGCTTTGTAGTCTTTTATTGCTAACGTTTGGTGGTGGATACTGGCTAGCGCAGCAGCAATTGCGCTCTGAGCAAGCCAGTGCCAATAGTCAGCAGCAAAACGTGACGCAGAAAAACGAAACGCAAATCGCATCATTAAGCGCCGAAGTGGCCTTGCTTTCGCAAAAAGTCACCATCATGACTGCCGAGCGCAATACTTTGGTGCAGCAGCAAACCCAAGCGCAGCAAGATGTCGCTGCCTTGCGTGAAACGCTGTCTTTTTTTGAGTCGCTATTGCAAAGTAATGATCGCTCGCGCATAGCTAGCTTTGTCGCCTGCGATTTGCAAACAATAGAGCCCGGTAAATACCGCTATCGTTTGCTCTTGGTGCAGGGAATGAATCGCACTGATGAATTACTCGGGCGCTTGCAGGTGAATCTGCAATACAGCGAAGGCGGTAAAAAAGGGCGTATTAGCCAAGGTTTAGACCCGCAAATCCCCGTCAAAGCCAAGCACTATGCCAAGCTGGAAGGCGAGCTTAGCCCGCCAGCGGGGGCGAGTAATTTGGTGCTGGATGTGCAGTTTTTTGGCGAGCAGGGCAATCAGGTTCAAGCGAGTTGTCAGAAAAAAATCTAA
- a CDS encoding bactofilin family protein, with protein MFNKKKGSTKIDSLIGQGTTLTGDVSFAGGLRVDGVIIGNVSMADEKNGTLVVSEKARIEGKVICSHLILNGEIRGPIEVSHYVELQAKSRIVGDLSYKTLEMHPGAIIEGRLVHVHNGKREEVAADSVPRTEPKTA; from the coding sequence GTGTTTAACAAGAAAAAAGGCAGCACCAAGATTGATAGTCTGATTGGTCAGGGTACGACGCTGACTGGCGATGTGTCATTTGCGGGTGGTTTACGCGTTGATGGCGTCATCATTGGCAATGTCAGCATGGCCGATGAGAAAAACGGCACTTTGGTCGTGAGTGAAAAAGCGCGCATCGAGGGTAAAGTGATTTGCAGTCATTTAATCTTGAATGGCGAAATTCGCGGCCCGATTGAAGTGAGCCATTACGTTGAGTTGCAAGCCAAATCACGTATTGTCGGCGATCTGTCGTATAAAACCTTGGAAATGCATCCCGGTGCAATTATTGAAGGCCGTTTGGTGCACGTCCATAATGGCAAGCGTGAAGAAGTGGCCGCCGATTCTGTGCCGCGTACCGAGCCAAAAACCGCGTAA
- the erpA gene encoding iron-sulfur cluster insertion protein ErpA, producing the protein MTTDTDMPMPFVFTDNAAAKVSELIAEEGNPDLKLRVFVTGGGCSGFQYGFTFDEITNEDDTPITKNGVTLLVDPMSYQYLVGAEIDYVESLEGSQFTIKNPNAQSTCGCGSSFSV; encoded by the coding sequence ATGACCACCGATACCGACATGCCAATGCCTTTTGTTTTCACCGATAACGCTGCTGCGAAGGTGAGCGAGTTGATCGCTGAGGAAGGCAACCCAGATCTGAAATTGCGCGTATTTGTGACTGGCGGCGGCTGTTCTGGCTTCCAATATGGCTTCACATTTGATGAAATCACCAATGAAGACGACACGCCAATTACCAAAAACGGTGTGACCTTGCTGGTTGATCCAATGAGCTACCAATATCTGGTGGGCGCTGAGATTGATTATGTTGAAAGCCTCGAAGGCTCGCAATTTACAATTAAAAACCCGAATGCCCAATCAACCTGCGGTTGTGGCTCGTCATTCTCGGTTTAA
- a CDS encoding 4'-phosphopantetheinyl transferase family protein has translation MASLLLRRIGAIVQPAHFEQWLDDHQRVRLSQMANPARRQQFIAARSLAIELLQAQGVEPQLQQHAAGRPVASAWHASEGLSWSHTEYWAAAALGEGRVGVDVELIRTRATLLNIAEKYFTPNEYLWLASLSESAQPQAFATLWVAKEALLKALGTGLVGGLARFELTYNDDGRWQLRSTDEQAWYVQVWLIAGQAMLAVASDRQQTWSCDSPDVQLVLNCQHHNGL, from the coding sequence ATGGCCAGTTTATTGCTTCGCCGTATCGGCGCCATTGTCCAGCCAGCACATTTTGAACAATGGCTGGATGATCATCAGCGCGTGCGCCTATCGCAAATGGCCAATCCTGCTAGGCGGCAGCAATTTATCGCCGCGCGTAGCCTCGCAATTGAATTACTACAGGCTCAAGGGGTTGAACCGCAATTGCAACAGCATGCTGCTGGGCGCCCTGTGGCGAGCGCTTGGCATGCCAGTGAAGGCTTGTCGTGGAGCCACACCGAATATTGGGCTGCTGCGGCCTTAGGTGAAGGTCGGGTTGGCGTGGATGTGGAGCTCATTCGTACCCGTGCGACGCTGCTGAATATCGCTGAAAAATATTTCACCCCCAATGAGTATCTCTGGTTGGCGAGCCTGAGCGAATCCGCGCAGCCGCAAGCATTTGCCACCTTGTGGGTCGCCAAAGAGGCGCTATTGAAAGCACTGGGTACAGGGCTGGTCGGTGGCTTGGCGCGCTTTGAACTCACGTACAACGATGATGGGCGATGGCAATTGCGCAGCACCGACGAGCAAGCTTGGTATGTGCAGGTCTGGTTGATTGCAGGGCAGGCGATGCTGGCCGTGGCCAGTGATCGCCAGCAAACGTGGTCGTGCGATAGCCCTGATGTGCAGCTGGTACTCAATTGCCAGCATCATAATGGGCTCTGA
- a CDS encoding YbdD/YjiX family protein: MQGFKLVAQRISQGLRLMVGVQDYDRYVEHMQLKHPELTPMTRAEFYRAAIDNRYPGKSGKISKCPC; this comes from the coding sequence ATGCAAGGATTCAAACTCGTGGCACAACGCATTAGCCAAGGTTTGCGTTTGATGGTGGGTGTGCAAGACTATGATCGTTATGTCGAGCATATGCAGCTCAAACACCCCGAGCTCACGCCGATGACGCGTGCCGAGTTTTATCGCGCGGCGATCGACAATCGTTATCCGGGCAAAAGTGGCAAAATCAGCAAATGCCCGTGCTAG
- a CDS encoding carbon starvation CstA family protein produces MNSIKEKMIWLIIALAGASAFGTIALNRGESINAIWLVVAAISTYAIAYRFYSNFIANKVLKLDDNRLTPAEKHNDGLDYVPTNKWVLFGHHFAAIAGAGPLVGPVLAAQMGYLPGTLWLLAGVMLAGAVQDMLILFISTRRDGKSLGEIIKAELGHTAGVIAMIGILLIMVILLAVLALVVVKALVGSPWGTFTIAMTIPIAFFMGIYMRYIRPGHIAEISIIGFILLMAAIVYGGDIAANPTLAPLFTLKGEALAWSLIIYGFIASVLPVWLLLAPRDYLSTFLKIGTIVGLALGILFVAPQLQMPSVTKFIDGTGPVFAGNVFPFLFITIACGAVSGFHALVSSGTTPKMIERESHIRTIGYGAMLMESFVAIMALIAACVLDPGIYFAMNAPAAVIGKTAIEAATTISSWGFVITPEMLTQMAKDVGETTILSRAGGAPTLAVGMAHILSQVFGGATAMAFWYHFAILFEALFILTTIDAGTRVCRFMIQDLLGTFVPALGNTQSWTANLIATTLAVSGWGYFLYQGVIDPLGGINTLWPLFGIANQMLAGMALILATTVLVKMKKERFVWITAVPTLWLLVVTLTAGWHKLFNPSPKIGFLAHADKFSAAAAKGELIAPAKSAVQMQQIIFNDYVDATLCAIFMAIVVVMLLAGLRIIRKALAVEHHTVVEAVPQLREANANA; encoded by the coding sequence ATGAATAGCATCAAGGAAAAGATGATCTGGCTGATCATCGCCTTAGCGGGGGCGAGTGCGTTTGGCACGATTGCGCTCAATCGCGGTGAATCGATCAACGCGATCTGGCTGGTGGTGGCTGCGATTTCGACTTATGCGATTGCCTATCGCTTTTACAGCAATTTTATTGCCAATAAAGTCCTCAAGCTCGACGACAATCGCCTCACGCCGGCCGAGAAACACAATGATGGTCTGGACTATGTGCCAACCAATAAATGGGTGCTGTTTGGCCACCATTTCGCGGCGATTGCCGGCGCTGGCCCACTGGTCGGCCCGGTACTGGCGGCGCAAATGGGCTATCTGCCCGGGACGCTGTGGCTGCTGGCAGGCGTGATGCTCGCCGGTGCAGTGCAGGATATGCTGATTCTGTTTATCTCGACGCGTCGCGATGGTAAATCGCTCGGCGAGATTATCAAAGCCGAGTTGGGCCACACGGCCGGTGTGATCGCGATGATTGGTATCTTGCTGATTATGGTGATTTTGCTCGCGGTATTGGCGCTGGTGGTGGTGAAAGCACTGGTGGGTAGCCCGTGGGGAACATTCACGATTGCAATGACGATCCCGATTGCGTTCTTTATGGGCATTTATATGCGCTATATCCGCCCAGGGCATATCGCGGAAATCTCGATTATCGGTTTTATTTTGCTGATGGCAGCGATTGTGTACGGCGGCGATATTGCGGCAAATCCAACGCTGGCTCCGCTATTTACCCTCAAAGGTGAAGCGCTGGCTTGGTCGCTGATCATTTATGGTTTTATCGCTTCGGTATTGCCGGTGTGGTTGCTGCTTGCACCACGCGATTACCTGTCGACTTTCCTGAAAATCGGCACGATTGTGGGCTTGGCATTGGGGATTCTCTTCGTTGCGCCGCAATTGCAAATGCCGAGTGTGACTAAATTCATCGACGGCACTGGCCCTGTTTTTGCCGGTAATGTGTTCCCATTTCTGTTTATCACCATTGCTTGCGGCGCAGTTTCTGGCTTCCACGCGCTGGTTTCATCGGGCACTACGCCAAAAATGATCGAGCGCGAAAGCCATATCCGCACGATTGGCTATGGCGCGATGTTGATGGAATCGTTTGTTGCCATCATGGCGCTGATCGCAGCGTGTGTACTTGATCCGGGCATTTACTTTGCAATGAATGCGCCAGCGGCCGTGATTGGCAAAACCGCGATTGAAGCGGCGACGACGATTTCTAGCTGGGGCTTTGTGATTACGCCCGAAATGCTGACCCAGATGGCCAAAGACGTCGGCGAAACGACGATCCTGAGCCGTGCAGGTGGCGCGCCCACGCTGGCGGTAGGCATGGCGCACATCTTAAGCCAAGTGTTTGGTGGCGCAACGGCGATGGCGTTCTGGTATCACTTTGCAATTTTGTTTGAAGCGCTGTTCATCCTGACCACCATCGATGCAGGTACCCGCGTTTGCCGCTTTATGATTCAGGACTTGCTAGGTACTTTTGTTCCGGCGCTGGGCAACACCCAAAGCTGGACAGCCAATCTGATTGCCACGACCTTGGCGGTCAGCGGCTGGGGCTATTTCCTCTATCAAGGCGTAATTGATCCACTCGGCGGCATCAATACCTTGTGGCCATTATTCGGCATCGCCAATCAAATGCTGGCCGGCATGGCGCTGATTTTAGCGACGACCGTACTGGTGAAAATGAAAAAAGAGCGTTTTGTCTGGATCACGGCTGTGCCGACCTTGTGGCTGCTGGTGGTGACCTTGACCGCAGGTTGGCACAAATTGTTTAACCCCAGCCCAAAAATTGGCTTTTTGGCACATGCCGATAAATTTAGCGCCGCCGCAGCAAAAGGCGAGCTGATCGCACCGGCCAAATCAGCAGTGCAAATGCAGCAGATCATTTTCAATGACTATGTTGATGCCACGCTGTGCGCGATTTTCATGGCGATTGTGGTGGTAATGCTGCTAGCGGGTTTGCGCATTATTCGCAAAGCCTTGGCCGTTGAGCATCACACCGTCGTTGAAGCCGTGCCGCAATTGCGCGAAGCGAATGCCAACGCCTAA